One genomic segment of Clavelina lepadiformis chromosome 3, kaClaLepa1.1, whole genome shotgun sequence includes these proteins:
- the LOC143449507 gene encoding uridine-cytidine kinase-like 1 isoform X2, giving the protein MNSSTNCSFNERRLSSRSNSGDADDNVAQVVANMSVLSRRRNTSVSEPLSVIRTNKRAIYTAGRPPWYNEQGELKEAFVIGLSGGSASGKTTVAEKIIEALDFPWVVLLSMDSFYKVLTPEQHEMAEKNEYNFDHVDAFDFELCCETLKKLKQGKSVEIPMYDFTTHARKKETKKLYGANVVIFEGIMSFVKAELRELLDMKVFVDTDSDERLARRLRRDITQRGRNLQGVLHQYNKFVKPAFEQFIEPTLQYADIVVPRGGTNEVAIDLIAQHVYTQLEEVRSHLAHAQIGQPLPSTLHVLKSTPQVQGIHTILRDCSTGRDDFVFYSKRLMRLLFEFALSLLPHEPHTVETPQNTIYDGRRFSGTGLCGVSILRAGETMEPALFSVTKDIRLGKILIQTNLETSEPELHYIRVPRKISEDHVILMDATVATGAAAMMAIRVLLDHDVKEENILLVSLLMAETGVHSVAYAFPKVQIVTTAVDKHLNEDYHIIPGFGNFGDRYFGTE; this is encoded by the exons ATGAATTCCTCTACAAATTGTTCCTTCAACGAAAGAAGATTGTCATCCAGATCAAACAG tggAGATGCAGATGACAATGTCGCTCAGGTTGTCGCAAATATGTCAGTGCTTTCCCGGCGACGAAACACTAGTGTATCAGAA CCATTAAGTGTAATCAGGACTAACAAACGTGCAATTTATACTGCCGGCAGACCACCCTGGTATAATGAACAAGGAGAACTAAAAGAAGCATTTGTCATAG GTTTAAGTGGTGGAAGTGCTTCAGGCAAGACAACAGTTgctgaaaaaattattgaagcCTTGGACTTTCCATGGGTGGTACTCTTGTCTATGGACTCCTTTTATAAG GTTTTAACCCCAGAACAGCATGAGATGGCAGAAAAGAATGAATACAATTTTGACCATGTTGACGCTTTTGATTTTGAGCTGTGTTGTGAGACActgaaaaaactaaaacaggGGAAAAGTGTGGAAATTCCGATGTATGATTTCACGACCCATGCTCgcaaaaaagaaaca aaaaaattatatggtgccaatgtTGTAATATTTGAAGGAATCATGTCATTTGTGAAAGCAGAACTGCGAGAG TTACTAGATATGAAAGTTTTTGTGGACACAGACTCCGATGAACGTCTTGCTCGCAGGTTGCGTAGAGATATCACCCAGCGTGGCAGAAATTTGCAG GGTGTTCTTCATCAGTACAACAAATTTGTTAAGCCTGCCTTTGAGCAGTTCATAGAACCTACATTGCAGTATGCTGATATTGTGGTCCCTCGAG GTGGAACAAATGAAGTAGCAATTGATTTAATAGCCCAACATGTCTACACACAATTGGAAGAGGTAAG GAGTCATCTTGCCCATGCACAAATAGGCCAACCATTACCGTCAACTTTGCATGTCCTCAAGAGCACTCCTCAAGTACAAGGCATACACACCATTTTAAG AGACTGCTCTACTGGCCGTGATGATTTCGTTTTTTATTCGAAGCGATTAATGCGCTTACTCTTTGAATTTGCACTGTCACTTCTTCCCCATGAGCCCCATACAGTTGAAACTCCTCAAAATACAATTTACGATGGCAGACGGTTTAGCGGGACTGGA CTTTGTGGAGTATCCATTCTGCGTGCTGGAGAAACAATGGAGCCTGCATTGTTTTCTGTTACAAAAGATATTAGACTTGGAAAAATTCTCATTCAAACTAACTTGGAAACATCAGAACCTGAG TTACATTACATACGGGttccaagaaaaatttctgaaGATCATGTCATTCTTATGGATGCTACAGTTGCAACTGGAGCTGCTGCCATGATGGCCATTCGTGTCTTACTTGACCATGATGTAAAA gaagaaaatattttgctggtGTCGTTACTGATGGCAGAAACCGGTGTGCATTCCGTAGCGTATGCATTTCCCAAAGTCCAAATAGTCACTACTGCAGTTGACAAGCATCTCAATGAAGATTATCATATTATTCCTGGTTTTG GAAATTTTGGTGATCGTTACTTCGGTACAGAGTAA
- the LOC143449806 gene encoding uncharacterized protein LOC143449806, protein MSSLHDSHKNADEIWASSLPKDGTEVDRQMNCKNERHPQKRRNKMTAHGNAARERSRVKTLRSAYTELQKKLPSIPTDTKLSKLDILLLATAYIGQLTRSLGETRKANDTATILQKNVNKAKWNAHYHASGYFHPVKKWPMRSTYCTNRIVQNEMATVLKKVTSCDLTKKYHLTADSKQNCGNYKATHQEHHSSYSFFKHYDSTSFLSHDHVKVFSTENLW, encoded by the exons ATGTCATCATTGCACGATTCGCACAAAAATGCTGATGAAAT TTGGGCATCATCTTTACCGAAAGACGGCACAGAAGTAGATCGGCAAATGAATTGTAAAAACGAGCGCCATCCACAAAAGCGAAGAAACAAAATGACTGCTCATGGAAACGCAGCAAGAGAGAG GAGTCGCGTTAAAACTCTACGATCTGCATATACGGAACTTCAGAAAAagttgccttcaattcctacCGATACAAAACTTTCCAAGTTGGATATATTACTTTTAGCAACAGCATATATCGGCCAGTTAACTCGGAGTTTGGGAGAAACACGAAAGGCAAATGATACAGCAACTAttcttcaaaaaa AtgtaaacaaagcaaagtGGAACGCGCACTACCATGCGAGTGGATATTTTCACCCAGTGAAA AAGTGGCCAATGAGATCAACATACTGCACAAACCGAAttgtacaaaatgaaatgGCGACAGTTTTGAAAAAGGTTACTTCGTGTGATTTGACAAAGAAGTATCACTTGACAGCGGATTCCAAACAAAATTGTGGAAATTATAAGGCAACACATCAAGAGCATCATTCGAGCTacagtttttttaaacactacGACTCTACATCATTCTTGTCGCATGATCATGTGAAGGTGTTTTCTACAGAAAACTTGTGGTAA
- the LOC143449508 gene encoding uncharacterized protein LOC143449508 — protein sequence MLGYKTNNMSKSASTLPEEEINLHDASTELQNLSCQNCASVEQSVDTKRNKCNALQKTSRKVILKRPTFQYKSKNHFIQHMPYPSSDLIKKLGCLSLHKEDNRPISQIHFAKNTTNHHKLTSQQDGRLERFTQAEASSSEHQVVTPQRKKCFKFCKSNSSLLKCYSFKDTQNTNSSKKHNCHGKDYRNRSPTPESDDKKLEHSQPGKLSRSCSYQALLTEADISTNELASYMTDFLVLPKKMSSMAEMMYT from the coding sequence ATGTTAGGATATAAGACTAACAATATGTCCAAAAGTGCTTCTACGTTACCTGAAGAGGAAATCAATCTACATGATGCTAGCACAGAACTACAAAATTTGTCTTGCCAGAACTGTGCATCAGTTGAGCAAAGTGTGGATACCAAGCGAAACAAATGCAATGCATTGCAGAAGACCTCAAGAAAGGTTATTCTGAAACGACCAACTTTCCAATACAAGTcaaaaaatcatttcattCAACACATGCCATATCCTTCGTCTGATCTTATTAAAAAACTTGGATGTCTGTCGCTTCACAAAGAAGATAATAGACCCATAAGTCAaatacattttgcaaaaaatacaacaaatcaTCACAAATTAACTAGCCAACAGGATGGTAGACTTGAAAGGTTTACACAAGCTGAAGCATCATCAAGTGAACATCAGGTTGTAACTCCACAACGgaaaaaatgcttcaaattttgcaaaagcaATAGTTCGTTACTGAAGTGTTATTCTTTTAAGGATACACAAAACACCAACTCTTCCAAGAAGCATAATTGTCATGGCAAGGACTATAGAAACAGAAGTCCGACACCTGAATCTGATGACAAGAAACTTGAACATTCTCAACCTGGAAAGTTGTCTCGGAGCTGCTCTTACCAAGCGCTATTAACAGAAGCTGATATATCAACTAACGAACTAGCATCTTACATGACAGACTTTCTTGTTCTTCCCAAGAAAATGTCATCTATGGCGGAAATGATGTATACATAG
- the LOC143450097 gene encoding small ribosomal subunit protein eS21-like gives MQNDAGEIVDLYIPRKCSATGRIIGAKDHASVQIAIVDVDESGRALNTSKAYTICGDIRRGGESDDCLNRLAVKDGIISKDFNK, from the exons atgcaaaacgACGCAGGAGAAATTGTTGACTTGTACATCCCTCGAAAATGCTCCGCTACCGGCCGTATTATTGGAGCTAAGGATCATGCTTCAGTCCAG ATTGCCATAGTTGATGTGGATGAAAGTGGAAGGGCCTTGAACACATCTAAAGCTTATACTATTTGCGGAGACATCAGAAGAGGG GGTGAATCTGATGATTGTCTTAACCGTCTAGCAGTAAAGGATGGCATTATTAGCAA ggACTTCAACAAATGA
- the LOC143449507 gene encoding uridine-cytidine kinase-like 1 isoform X1 produces the protein MNSSTNCSFNERRLSSRSNSGDADDNVAQVVANMSVLSRRRNTSVSEPLSVIRTNKRAIYTAGRPPWYNEQGELKEAFVIGLSGGSASGKTTVAEKIIEALDFPWVVLLSMDSFYKVLTPEQHEMAEKNEYNFDHVDAFDFELCCETLKKLKQGKSVEIPMYDFTTHARKKETKKLYGANVVIFEGIMSFVKAELRELLDMKVFVDTDSDERLARRLRRDITQRGRNLQGVLHQYNKFVKPAFEQFIEPTLQYADIVVPRGGTNEVAIDLIAQHVYTQLEERNLNLRSHLAHAQIGQPLPSTLHVLKSTPQVQGIHTILRDCSTGRDDFVFYSKRLMRLLFEFALSLLPHEPHTVETPQNTIYDGRRFSGTGLCGVSILRAGETMEPALFSVTKDIRLGKILIQTNLETSEPELHYIRVPRKISEDHVILMDATVATGAAAMMAIRVLLDHDVKEENILLVSLLMAETGVHSVAYAFPKVQIVTTAVDKHLNEDYHIIPGFGNFGDRYFGTE, from the exons ATGAATTCCTCTACAAATTGTTCCTTCAACGAAAGAAGATTGTCATCCAGATCAAACAG tggAGATGCAGATGACAATGTCGCTCAGGTTGTCGCAAATATGTCAGTGCTTTCCCGGCGACGAAACACTAGTGTATCAGAA CCATTAAGTGTAATCAGGACTAACAAACGTGCAATTTATACTGCCGGCAGACCACCCTGGTATAATGAACAAGGAGAACTAAAAGAAGCATTTGTCATAG GTTTAAGTGGTGGAAGTGCTTCAGGCAAGACAACAGTTgctgaaaaaattattgaagcCTTGGACTTTCCATGGGTGGTACTCTTGTCTATGGACTCCTTTTATAAG GTTTTAACCCCAGAACAGCATGAGATGGCAGAAAAGAATGAATACAATTTTGACCATGTTGACGCTTTTGATTTTGAGCTGTGTTGTGAGACActgaaaaaactaaaacaggGGAAAAGTGTGGAAATTCCGATGTATGATTTCACGACCCATGCTCgcaaaaaagaaaca aaaaaattatatggtgccaatgtTGTAATATTTGAAGGAATCATGTCATTTGTGAAAGCAGAACTGCGAGAG TTACTAGATATGAAAGTTTTTGTGGACACAGACTCCGATGAACGTCTTGCTCGCAGGTTGCGTAGAGATATCACCCAGCGTGGCAGAAATTTGCAG GGTGTTCTTCATCAGTACAACAAATTTGTTAAGCCTGCCTTTGAGCAGTTCATAGAACCTACATTGCAGTATGCTGATATTGTGGTCCCTCGAG GTGGAACAAATGAAGTAGCAATTGATTTAATAGCCCAACATGTCTACACACAATTGGAAGAG CGAAATTTAAATTTGAG GAGTCATCTTGCCCATGCACAAATAGGCCAACCATTACCGTCAACTTTGCATGTCCTCAAGAGCACTCCTCAAGTACAAGGCATACACACCATTTTAAG AGACTGCTCTACTGGCCGTGATGATTTCGTTTTTTATTCGAAGCGATTAATGCGCTTACTCTTTGAATTTGCACTGTCACTTCTTCCCCATGAGCCCCATACAGTTGAAACTCCTCAAAATACAATTTACGATGGCAGACGGTTTAGCGGGACTGGA CTTTGTGGAGTATCCATTCTGCGTGCTGGAGAAACAATGGAGCCTGCATTGTTTTCTGTTACAAAAGATATTAGACTTGGAAAAATTCTCATTCAAACTAACTTGGAAACATCAGAACCTGAG TTACATTACATACGGGttccaagaaaaatttctgaaGATCATGTCATTCTTATGGATGCTACAGTTGCAACTGGAGCTGCTGCCATGATGGCCATTCGTGTCTTACTTGACCATGATGTAAAA gaagaaaatattttgctggtGTCGTTACTGATGGCAGAAACCGGTGTGCATTCCGTAGCGTATGCATTTCCCAAAGTCCAAATAGTCACTACTGCAGTTGACAAGCATCTCAATGAAGATTATCATATTATTCCTGGTTTTG GAAATTTTGGTGATCGTTACTTCGGTACAGAGTAA
- the LOC143449637 gene encoding uncharacterized protein LOC143449637, which translates to MEKNHNMTKCTVALLDESEIEINVRCDARGSELFHGVCKYLNIIETDYFGLKFTESTQENVWVCLDKPLKKQINSQKKQWKFSFAVKYYPTDPSYLREEITKYQICLQIRDDLMNGRLPCPLDTLAVISSYWLQSEFGEEEAESAEVKKYLTSLRYVDDKDASTPGFEEKVERLYKSRHGMPASDADTQFLRLASNLPLYGVHRYVVEDKDRKDVVVGIGSSGIFDISDKQKPVLHKWRHIASINHKKNKLLVKLQPTTSKEKPVGKVYAFKSATRAKEAWKNVVEQHKFFRVTSSDTTSITSSESTPELKTRKVSTKRKLNFRLSFRQKKPKTEAEVRKESAKIKRPNPTVIRHSSVRRSASSGSDKSPEKTPPLGEKPGTSKQPDQDKKMEETEVETTPTLKSILKTHANGVTEEDGPRPFMDEDFFIEEMRDHLQGSCSLLLTETIPEEDEEQSMDGHYEEETTVKEISTPLIIVSADVIDEGVSIDFAKDSMDERILQKQAVTEESTLLVETNKVCHDDRNVSSSPEAETKLVSPFIIQTTKEAIIPHTGIIDANDAGKNEGFTEQEEQKETEVNPEQTLDSLPNKEHLSLTIGPFDNETSPYATGNIEEKVGNYDDEEDRKTVGASSSVAVLGDDDVTVRDLVDDVTIGDLSEEVRGRSEFDESFSDDNSEIAESSASSFSDITDNTEVLCNPNILDIIWEKCSALKDTSEPYHKLFGIKLRHVKGRSRNVKSSFYSTEHNSVATQIPTPPPTLERNLRKHDKEDWQKYQSSKFIPSWPFDPESLASNIELDELDRDAIKAALQAQKELTISNPADQPVMPLSWGESTKEAPNEEDYNDGTSRTVAESIPGIPSFVKSVGKADDNSDSVVSSRPASGSSGDSSKQLAANLVYPPNIKRFSAGFAYDVKSDVLEYRPQIDTSSLPLCDFAPSDNIQPTCSHPAISLTEDDSGVSPVVADLTSDDESTGQSNDEYNLAPDEVNVEPKFQEVQAKPKVKSAYCETNESGRSTPSSAASESSFPRFVQSVFFGNQSPSSSLPGSNTNSMLNTTDANNESKSDSIYSLSDDWDESATEIPKDVLPGDEEKSDDPDDLGSIPSERVTIIAFIEETSAPAENNAIQWDENTNQMYWKSTDSVCSDDTLPYEHKGEANNSSSTQEAIKTDDQNRLEETLNSDETDDNILQSSGLTQATDNQETPVDANATDNGWKPSLEQTTTENVAEPVSNTCVANEVIVRDTEAAMECPESSSERSGNNGLIEAQDTSEKTKLD; encoded by the exons ATGGAGAAGAATCACAATATGACTAAGTGCACGGTTGCATTGCTTGATGAATCTGAAATTGAGATTAATGTCAGATGCGATGCACGTGGCAGTGAGCTATTTCATGGCGTCTGCAAATACTTAAATATCATAGAAACGGATTATTTTGGTCTCAAGTTTACTGAATCTACACAAGAAAATGTTTGGGTTTGTTTAGACAAGCCGTTAAAGAAACAAATCAATTCACA AAAGAAGCAATGGAAATTCAGTTTTGCCGTCAAGTATTACCCTACCGACCCCTCTTATCTACGAGAAGAGATCACAAA GTACCAGATATGTTTGCAAATCCGTGACGATCTCATGAACGGACGGCTTCCGTGTCCTTTAGACACGTTAGCTGTCATTAGCTCATACTGGCTACAATCTGAGTTCGGAGAAGAAGAAGCAGAGTCAGCAGAAGTGAAGAAATACCTAACGTCACTACGATACGTCGATGACAAAGATGCTTCGACGCCAGGATTTGAAGAAAAGGTCGAACGCCTATATAAATCACGTCATGGGATGCCAGCCAGTGATGCTGACACGCAGTTTCTCCGTCTTGCATCTAACCTACCCCTATACGGCGTACATAGATATGTAGTAGAAGACAAGGACCGAAAAGATGTCGTGGTTGGGATTGGTTCTTCCGGGATTTTTGATATTTCTGACAAGCAGAAACCAGTTCTTCACAAGTGGAGACATATTGCAAGtataaatcacaaaaagaacaaactcTTGGTAAAACTTCAACCCACCACCTCGAAAGAAAAGCCTGTTGGAAAAGTGTATGCTTTTAAATCGGCAACACGAGCAAAAGAAGCTTGGAAAAACGTAGTAGAACAGCACAAATTTTTTCGTGTTACATCCTCGGACACCACATCCATAACTTCATCGGAAAGTACACCAgaattaaaaacaagaaaagtgTCGAC GAAAAGAAAGCTCAATTTCCGCCTAAGTTTCCGGCAAAAGAAACCGAAAACAGAAGCGGAAGTGCGAAAAGAGAGCGCCAAGATAAAACGTCCCAACCCAACCGTA atAAGACATTCCAGCGTAAGACGGTCTGCAAGCTCCGGTTCTGATAAATCTCCCGAAAAAACTCCTCCTCTTGGCGAAAAACCTGGAACGAGCAAACAACCGGACCAGGAcaaaaaaatggaagaaacTGAAGTAGAGACGACACCAACGCTCAAATCAATTCTCAAGACGCACGCAAATGGTGTTACAGAGGAAGATGGGCCACGGCCTTTTATGGATGaagatttttttattgaagaGATGAGGGATCACTTACAAGGAAGCTGTTCTCTTCTACTCACAGAAACAATACCGGAAGAAGATGAAGAACAAAGCATGGATGGCCATTATGAAGAAGAGACGACAGTCAAGGAAATTTCTACACCACTGATCATTGTTTCGGCTGATGTAATTGACGAAGGAGTATCCATAGATTTTGCCAAGGATTCTATGGATGAAAGGATTCTTCAGAAACAAGCTGTAACCGAAGAGTCCACTCTCCTTGTggaaacaaataaagtttgccaCGATGACCGAAATGTGTCATCTAGCCCAGAAGCTGAAACGAAACTTGTATCGCCGTTCATAATCCAAACCACAAAAGAAGCAATAATTCCACACACCGGTATCATTGACGCAAATGACGCAGGAAAAAACGAAGGCTTCACAGAGCAGGAGGAACAGAAAGAGACAGAAGTCAATCCCGAACAAACTTTAGATTCACTTCCAAACAAGGAGCACCTCAGTCTCACAATAGGACCTTTTGATAATGAAACCTCGCCCTATGCAACAGGCAATATTGAAGAAAAAGTAGGAAATTATGATGACGAAGAGGATAGGAAAACTGTTGGAGCAAGCAGTTCGGTTGCCGTTTTAGGAgacgatgacgtcacagttAGAGACTTAGTAGATGATGTAACCATCGGTGATTTGTCAGAGGAAGTAAGAGGCCGAAGTGAATTTGACGAAAGTTTTTCAGATGACAATAGCGAAATAGCTGAGAGTTCAGCATCAAGTTTTTCAGACATCACTGACAACACTGAAGTGTTATGCAACCCTAATATTCTGGATATCATTTGGGAAAAATGTTCCGCCTTAAAAGATACTTCTGAGCCTTACCACAAATTATTCGGAATAAAACTGAGGCACGTGAAAGGTCGTTCTCGCAACGTAAAATCTAGCTTTTATTCTACTGAACACAATTCTGTTGCAACTCAAATCCCAACACCCCCACCTACCCTAGAAAGGAATCTACGAAAACACGACAAGGAAGATTGGCAAAAATATCAGTCAAGCAAATTTATTCCCAGTTGGCCTTTCGATCCGGAATCTTTGGCTTCGAACATTGAGTTAGATGAATTAGATCGTGACGCTATAAAAGCGGCTCTCCAAGCTCAAAAAGAATTAACAATTTCCAACCCGGCAGATCAACCAGTTATGCCTCTGTCTTGGGGGGAAAGCACGAAGGAAGCGCCAAATGAAGAAGATTATAACGACGGTACATCCAGGACAGTTGCTGAGTCCATTCCTGGGATACCATCATTTGTGAAAAGTGTTGGTAAGGCTGACGATAACAGTGACTCAGTTGTTTCTTCCCGCCCAGCATCCGGTTCCTCCGGTGACTCATCAAAGCAATTGGCCGCTAATCTGGTTTATCCTCCTAACATCAAACGATTTTCAGCAGGTTTTGCCTATGACGTAAAAAGTGATGTATTAGAGTACAGACCACAGATTGATACGTCCAGTCTTCCGTTGTGCGATTTTGCCCCCAGTGATAATATTCAGCCCACGTGTAGCCACCCGGCAATATCTTTAACTGAAGATGATTCTGGGGTTTCTCCTGTCGTCGCAGACTTGACAAGTGATGACGAAAGTACAGGTCAAAGCAATGATGAGTATAATTTAGCTCCAGACGAGGTTAACGTTGAACCCAAATTTCAAGAGGTTCAggccaaaccaaaagtaaaaaGTGCTTATTGTGAAACCAATGAATCTGGCCGAAGCACTCCCTCTTCCGCAGCGTCAGAATCTAGTTTTCCTCGTTTTGTCCAAAGCGTGTTTTTTGGTAATCAGTCGCCATCCTCATCTTTGCCAGGCTCCAATACAAACTCTATGCTAAACACTACCGATGCTAACAATGAAAGCAAAAGCGACTCAATTTACAGCTTGTCTGACGACTGGGACGAATCTGCCACAGAAATTCCGAAAGACGTACTTCCGGGAGATGAGGAAAAATCCGACGATCCCGACGATCTTGGTTCAATACCAAGCGAAAGAGTCACCATAATCGCGTTCATCGAAGAAACTTCTGCACCGGCTGAAAACAATGCAATTCAATGGGACGAAAACACCAACCAAATGTATTGGAAGTCTACAGATTCAGTTTGCTCAGACGACACCTTACCCTACGAACACAAAGGTGAGGCAAATAACTCCTCATCTACACAAGAAGCGATTAAAACCGATGATCAAAACCGGTTAGAAGAAACACTCAATTCGGATGAAACTGAtgataacattttgcaaagcAGCGGATTAACACAAGCAACGGACAATCAGGAGACACCAGTTGATGCAAATGCAACAGACAACGGTTGGAAACCCTCCCTAGAACAAACTACAACTGAAAACGTAGCCGA ACCGGTATCAAACACTTGTGTGGCAAACGAAGTCATCGTCCGTGATACAGAAGCAGCTATG GAATGTCCAGAGTCATCAAGTGAAAGATCTGGCAACAACGGTCTCATAGAAGCTCAGGATACCTCCGAAAAGACCAAACTCGATTAG
- the LOC143450096 gene encoding uncharacterized protein LOC143450096: protein MRFYNTNIRGFKSNVFQVGRVVFGLCILADACWYMISFEVRSAYFRELRLPIAMLYVLMITYLFFGLRLLINFSLENTCLAMIITYSLVGFLVHHPVGEGGIGDYPRHINGEMNFLQVLAYEGLVGGLLVMFGFSDMESRRKIMHGSKSYAIVLGRAVIALHFLGHTFYFKLIQYSLRSKQITMMGGSPFFHIFIIGSIHVIASYFAWLGNPNQRRLGALSLAITTVLMSFVENSTLATSLGVYHMKPEARIHQFIVQIGIATGCLLLYSTGGIDAQPYKKNE, encoded by the exons ATGAGGTTTTACAATACTAACATACGCGGTTTCAAGAGCAATGTCTTTCAAGTGGGCAG GGTTGTGTTTGGATTATGCATATTGGCTGATGCATGCTGGTATATGATATCTTTCGAAGTACGTTCGGCATACTTTCGAGAACTCCGTCTTCCAATAGCTATGCTGTATGTGCTCATGAttacatatttattttttggccTCAG GTTACTCATCAATTTTAGCCTAGAAAACACATGCCTTGCAATGATAATCACTTATTCTCTGGTGGGATTCCTGGTTCATCACCCAGTGGGTGAAGGAGGTATTG GTGACTACCCCAGACACATTAATGGAGAAATGAACTTTCTTCAAGTGCTTGCGTATGAGGGTCTTGTCGGTGGACTGCTGGTTATGTTCGGTTTCTCAGACATGGAGTCACGTCGCAAGATAATGCACGGTTCTAAGTCTTACGCAATAGTGCTTGGCCGG GCCGTCATCGCACTGCACTTTCTGGGCCACACGTTTTACTTCAAACTAATTCAGTATAGCCTGCGCAGCAAGCAAATCACCATGATGGGTGGTAGTCCGTTTTTCCACATCTTCATTATTGGCAGTATTCATGTAATTGCGTCCTACTTTGCCTGGCTTGGCAATCCTAATCAAAGGAGATTGGGCGCGCTGTCATTGGCGATAACCACTGTCCTGATGTCGTTTGTCGAAAATTCAACCTTGGCGACCTCGCTGGGAGTTTATCACATGAAGCCCGAAGCTAGAATTCACCAATTCATAGTTCAGATTGGTATCGCTACAGGTTGCTTGCTGCTTTATTCAACTGGAGGAATTGATGCGCAACCTTATAAAAAGAACGAGTAA